Proteins encoded together in one Quercus lobata isolate SW786 chromosome 3, ValleyOak3.0 Primary Assembly, whole genome shotgun sequence window:
- the LOC115981011 gene encoding probable F-box protein At1g65740, protein MYKLELPKVQGKLLRGSSYGWVLMIDGYPELNLINPLTRAQIQLPPIDTFPDVLGYRPYRADEEYLILRVRPNLPKPAKLQVESIAYVRDVFIHKLVLSSNPTTSKEYMAMAIYGMVLDLAFCKKGDKKWTLIQQNDQHTNHDIISHKGKFYVLRNDGGLWVGDRTSLPNMTQLVPSLPRTILNYFSLVITISGEFFMVRKIHELEPISRIDHIYSYKTIDFVVYKLDHHQGELKWRIEKNIGDNVFFVGINDSLCISSQNLARYKGNCIYFTDDYFDCHREGIVGGHDIYGRLQRGG, encoded by the coding sequence ATGTATAAGTTGGAACTTCCAAAAGTACAGGGAAAGCTGTTACGAGGATCCTCATATGGTTGGGTACTCATGATTGACGGGTATCCAGAGTTAAATCTAATCAATCCACTCACAAGAGCTCAAATCCAACTACCTCCAATAGACACATTTCCTGATGTATTAGGATACCGTCCATATAGGGCTGATgaagaatatttaattttgagaGTAAGACCAAACTTACCTAAACCAGCAAAATTACAGGTTGAAAGCATAGCATACGTAAGAGATGTTTTCATACATAAGCTTGTGTTGTCATCAAACCCTACTACTTCCAAAGAGTACATGGCAATGGCCATCTACGGTATGGTTTTAGATTTAGCTTTCTGCAAAAAGGGGGACAAGAAATGGACTCTTATTCAACAAAATGATCAACATACAAATCATGATATAATTTCCCATAAGGGGAAGTTCTATGTATTACGTAATGATGGAGGATTGTGGGTTGGTGACCGTACTTCCTTGCCAAATATGACACAGCTTGTACCATCTCTTCCAAGGACTATtctcaattatttttctttggtgaTAACGATATCCGGTGAGTTTTTTATGGTTAGAAAGATTCACGAACTGGAACCAATTTCTCGTATTGACCATATTTATTCCTACAAAACGATTGACTTTGTGGTTTATAAACTAGATCATCATCAAGGAGAGTTGAAATGGAGAATCGAAAAGAACATTGGAGATAATGTATTCTTTGTGGGAATAAATGATTCCTTGTGtatctcatctcaaaacctTGCTAGATATAAGGGGAATTGTATTTACTTTACTGATGACTACTTTGATTGCCATCGAGAAGGCATTGTAGGAGGTCATGACATATATGGGCGTTTACAACGTGGAGGATAG